The Neodiprion fabricii isolate iyNeoFabr1 chromosome 4, iyNeoFabr1.1, whole genome shotgun sequence genome window below encodes:
- the LOC124181133 gene encoding elastin-like yields the protein MPGIARNGESRSGSVVCLLAVSAIAADTTKSAAKKNPAKRGILSSGIGSYGALDSGISGYSGISGLPGISGYSNGLGSSLGYGSSYGYGVGSIGSSVGIGGISGIGGIGGIGVSNIGRNERITGITVNREVQVPVPVPHPVPVEVTRAVPVPHPVPVRVDRPYPVPVAQPYPVEVTRTVPVRVDRPYPVPVPHPVEVRVPQPVPVPVSVPQAVPVPVSVPQPIAVPVGISSGISTGYGVGLNSGIGYSSLGSSYGLGSVALRSGYGIGSASFGSPYGIGVSSLGSSYGLGSSLGSSYGIGASSYGIGSYGSGHLHHKKW from the exons ATGCCAGGGATAGCAAGGAACGGTGAAAGCAGAAGCGGAAGTGTG GTCTGTTTGTTGGCCGTTTCCGCCATAGCCGCCGACACCACCAAGTCGGCTGCGAAGAAGAACCCGGCGAAACGTGGAATATTGAGTTCAGGTATCGGTAGCTACGGTGCTCTGGACTCCGGTATTTCAGGCTATTCTGGTATCTCTGGTCTTCCCGGCATTTCTGGCTACTCGAACGGCCTGGGATCGTCTCTCGGCTATGGCAGCTCCTACGGCTACGGCGTCGGTTCCATTGGCTCTTCCGTGGGCATTGGCGGCATCAGCGGCATCGGCGGCATCGGCGGCATCGGCGTTTCAAATATCGGCAGGAACGAGCGCATCACCGGCATTACCGTGAACCGTGAAGTCCAGGTTCCCGTTCCCGTACCTCACCCAGTACCAGTGGAAGTGACGCGTGCTGTTCCCGTCCCTCACCCCGTcccggtccgagtcgaccgtcCCTACCCCGTCCCAGTTGCGCAGCCCTACCCCGTGGAAGTGACCCGCACCGTCCCGGTCCGCGTCGACCGCCCCTACCCGGTTCCCGTTCCCCATCCAGTCGAGGTCCGTGTGCCCCAACCAGTCCCGGTCCCAGTTTCGGTCCCCCAAGCTGTGCCGGTCCCGGTTTCCGTCCCTCAGCCGATCGCAGTCCCCGTCGGCATCAGCAGTGGAATCAGCACCGGATATGGAGTAGGCCTCAACTCCGGTATTGGATACTCTTCCCTGGGATCTTCTTACGGTCTTGGGTCAGTTGCTTTGAGGTCTGGTTACGGTATTGGATCAGCTTCTTTCGGATCTCCTTACGGCATTGGAGTATCCTCTCTGGGATCCTCGTACGGCCTTGGATCTTCCTTGGGATCCTCGTACGGCATTGGAGCATCTTCGTACGGTATTGGATCTTATGGATCGGGCCACCTACACCACAAGAAGTGGTAA